A stretch of the Aphis gossypii isolate Hap1 chromosome 2, ASM2018417v2, whole genome shotgun sequence genome encodes the following:
- the LOC114130823 gene encoding uncharacterized protein LOC114130823 translates to MVREICLPMGHRAKIVKRISELKSKLSSNVQNSGNSSLEMPVFNVFADGNLSNIDNILNSQETLQTNFDAESSTEVINQDYTTLENFINTPNTSFINTPSTSYMNTPSDSYIDAPGTIDNVDVNAKKNTINAKVYASISLEAILNCYHEGKIILDSYLKTNELSGLLRNKLSHIIITHLLKQNEDKKISTEKFKSVSLEICSLFPQEHKETYYTPYKKEANLVSSARGKLWDKYNNLRKEIRKINQGSTKEITPENNFIPNEKFAEDIIWLKNNISPWNIVEQKWLKTFHERHNYLLKNDNTNSCYLAEYPPLKSPLGFTLIDLDFSQLYPQKTLILFTKFEILKNKLPIYIKKYNIKGIDSNLIDAIVNPPDSGIDTVAALKFLIELFKPINISKRTCTGSKKKFTRPSKLEIQQSFIYYVNNVSQLKEVDDEKSNKAFRTGERLQPYMIFVETDSKVTYFYVVINKFYYKVESALKALDICFKSFFVFNLHYTPQCDQIWYFMQTFIYEIITKFDKNCSPNVNTLINDLNKC, encoded by the exons ATGGTGCGGGAGATTTGTCTACCAATGGGCCATCGTGCCAAAATAGTTAAAAGAATATCAGAATTGAAGTCAAAATTATCATCTAATGtgcaa aactcAGGTAATTCCTCTTTGGAGATGcctgtttttaatgtttttgctGATGGTAATTTgagtaatattgataatatacttaactcCCAGGAAACTTTGCAGACAAATTTTGATGCAGAATCAA gtacagaAGTTATCAATCAGGATTATACAACACttgaaaactttattaatactCCTAACACCAGCTTTATTAACACACCAAGCACCTCATATATGAATACACCTAGTGACAGTTATATTGATGCACCTGGCACCATTGATAATGTTGATGTgaatgctaaaaaaaatacaattaacgcTAAAGTAT ATGCATCAATTAGCTTAGaagctattttaaattgttatcatgAAGGCAAAATCATTTTAGATAGTTATTTAAAGACTAACGAATTAAGTGGATTGTTGAGAAATAAATTgtctcatattataataacacatttacTCAAACAAAACgaagacaaaaaaatttctacTGAAAAGTTTAAGTCAGTATCACTGGAAATTTGTTCTTTATTTCCTCAAGAACACAAAGAGACTTATTATACTCCTTATAAAAAAGAGGCAAATTTAGTATCGTCTGCTAGAGGGAAGTTGTGGGAcaagtacaataatttaagaaaagaaATTAGGAAAATTAACCAAGGGTCAACTAAGGAGATAACacctgaaaataattttatacccaATGAAA AATTTGCTGAAGATATAATATGGCTCAAAAATAACATATCACCATGGAATATTGTTGAACAAAAATGGCTTAAAACATTTCATGAAAGAcacaattacttattaaaaaacgaTAATACCAACAGTTGTTATCTGGCAGAGTATCCTCCTTTGAAAAGCCCGCTTGGTTTCACATTG atTGATCTGGATTTCAGTCAGCTATACCCTCAAAAAACACTGATACTTTTTACtaagtttgaaattttaaaaaataaactaccaatatatattaaaaaatataatatcaaaggaATTGATAGTAATTTGATTGATGCGATCGTAAATCCTCCAGACTCTG GTATTGATACAGTTGCtgctttaaaatttcttatagAATTATTCAAGCCAATCAATATATCTAAAAGAACATGCACtggatcaaaaaaaaaatttactagaCCATCTAAATTAGAAATACAGCAATCtttcatttattatgtaaat AATGTTTCACAGTTGAAGGAAGTAGATGATGAAAAATCAAACAAGGCATTCAGAACAGGAGAAAGACTCCAACCATACATGATTTTTGTAGAGACTGATAGTAAGGtgacttatttttatgttgtaatcaacaagttttattataaagttgaaAGTGCTTTAAAAGCATTAGATATATGCTTCAAATCtttctttgtttttaatttacattatacaccACAATGTGATCAAATATGGTATTTTAtgcaaacatttatttatgaaattataaccaaGTTTGACAAAAATTGCAGTCCAAATGTCAATACTTTAATTAATGACTTAAATAAGTGTTAA